The following coding sequences are from one Saccharomyces eubayanus strain FM1318 chromosome VII, whole genome shotgun sequence window:
- the UTP8 gene encoding Utp8p yields MPSLSQPFRLATLPKIASLSNFSLQADYVQVADGPFNEFTNNITLGISGSSISQYIINPTPKLTFDYPIPSTNIITACNAVKGQVEIENDTKINNNDKNEVADFQSKRDVEIWSFGLMVNKGNYTLNVITKAVEDNDISAEHLTEDGTDKKAYTGTDDLLSQYKIKTKDKVMNIKIDAKNSLIIAVLQNGLVEFYDFKLKLLYSFDISYGNLKYAKWFTENGTEFVFVLCPLEDDKVCYKLFELSDFENKESSPIKELSSTIIEGFSFENSKFCYQFGKLYKLNQGKIFVYSLPHCQLQQIIDVPLINKPTTEDDLISFQPVSVNRILLTVNNIVYLLDLLHCSILYQRELTHVRTFQLLRSAVIDSEKSQNSKTIAIGISTKNGPNPTSSLEIINIDVGTNTLKDSLGKSFQIGKNDTSSVVLKPLFDDENVVDNMVKRNDIDGNISVPAFQYDEIIRKISALKINDVASFDDIFFKDLNVKEEHYTEKDRFISDSEFLNKILDLIFEKFNGNDYPKALTFLLTHPLFPLNRTHNLLSRLRDQPRLFKQAIVTCPNLPLNELLEELFSIRNKELLLDISFRILQDFTRDSIKQEMKNLSKLDIQNFIDFVTNTDEDSSLENLNHSQSSQLFQLLSLVLDSIGLFSLEGTLLDNLASYIDKQVEIAERNTELWNLVETRGSQHGFTNMNSDSTTSQKQALPTYTMEYLDI; encoded by the coding sequence ATGCCCTCTTTGTCCCAACCATTCAGGCTAGCAACCCTTCCGAAAATTGCCTCTTTGAGCAATTTCTCTTTGCAAGCGGATTATGTTCAAGTTGCAGACGGCCCTTTCAATGAATTCACAAACAACATAACATTAGGTATATCCGGATCATCCATATCTCAGTATATTATCAATCCTACACCAAAGCTTACATTTGACTACCCAATACCTTCTACAAACATTATCACTGCATGCAATGCTGTAAAAGGCCAagttgaaattgaaaatgataCCAAAATtaacaacaacgacaaAAACGAAGTTGCCGACTTTCAATCAAAGAGAGATGTTGAAATCTGGTCTTTTGGGCTAATGGTAAATAAAGGTAATTACACATTGAATGTCATCACCAAAGCGGTAGAGGATAATGATATCTCCGCTGAGCACTTGACTGAGGATGGCACTGACAAGAAAGCTTATACAGGTACGGACGACCTCTTATCTCAGTATAAGATTAAAACGAAAGATAAGGTTATGAACATTAAAATCGATGCTAAAAATAGCTTAATAATTGCCGTGTTACAGAATGGGCTAGTTGAATTTTATGATTTCAAACTAAAGCTTTTATACTCTTTTGACATCTCATATGGTAACTTGAAATATGCCAAATGGTTCACTGAAAATGGCACGGAATTTGTGTTCGTTTTGTGTCCATTAGAGGATGATAAAGTCTGTTATAAATTATTCGAACTAtcagattttgaaaacaaagaaagttcACCCATTAAAGAGCTATCATCTACAATTATTGAgggattttcttttgaaaattctaAATTCTGTTACCAGTTCGGTAAGCTTTACAAATTGAATCAAGGTAAAATATTCGTTTACTCCCTACCACATTGCCAGTTACAACAGATTATTGATGTCCCATTAATCAATAAACCCACTACCGAagatgatttgatttcttttcagcctGTTTCGGTAAACAGGATTTTATTGACCGTGAATAACATCGTCTACTTGCTTGACTTATTACACTGCTCTATTCTATACCAGAGAGAATTAACTCATGTGAGAACCTTCCAACTGTTGAGATCCGCGGTGATTGACTCAGAGAAATCacagaattcaaaaaccaTAGCAATTGGTATTTCAACCAAGAATGGTCCAAACCCAACATCCTCCCTAgaaattatcaatattgATGTCGGAACCAATACACTAAAAGATTCCTTGGGTAAAAGTTTCCAAATTGGCAAAAATGATACCTCCTCTGTTGTTTTGAAACCACtatttgatgatgaaaacgtTGTTGACAATATGGTGAAACGTAACGACATTGATGGGAATATTAGTGTCCCCGCCTTCCAGTATGACGAGATTATCAGAAAAATTTCTGCtctcaaaatcaatgatgTCGCTTCATTTGATGACatcttttttaaagatcTGAACGTAAAGGAGGAGCATTACACTGAAAAGGATAGATTTATTTCTGATTCTGAATTTCTGAATAAAATTTTAGACTTAATTTTCGAGAAATTCAATGGAAATGATTATCCAAAGGCTCTAACATTTTTACTTACCCATCCGCTGTTTCCATTGAACCGTACACATAACTTGCTATCCCGTTTAAGAGACCAACCAAGGCTGTTCAAACAGGCGATCGTAACATGTCCAAATCTACCATTGAATGAATTACTTGAGGAATTATTTTCCataagaaacaaagaattaTTACTGGATATCTCATTTAGAATACTTCAAGATTTCACAAGGGATTcaatcaaacaagaaatgaaaaatttaagcAAACTAGATATCCAAAACTTTATCGACTTCGTAACAAATACTGATGAAGATAGCTCACTAGAAAATCTCAACCACAGTCAAAGCTCTCAGTTATTTCAACTTTTGTCACTAGTTCTGGATTCCATTGGGCTATTTTCATTAGAAGGTACCCTCTTGGATAATCTAGCATCGTATATCGATAAGCAAGTGGAAATTGCTGAAAGAAACACAGAATTATGGAATCTGGTTGAAACAAGGGGTTCTCAACATGGGTTTACTAATATGAACTCTGATAGTACAACTTCTCAAAAACAAGCCTTGCCAACTTACACTATGGAATATTTGGACATTTGA
- the SYF2 gene encoding Syf2p, translating into MDLENLGKKLKELKRRRVDASLKTRKLADREIQEASANRKPRVYSMEDANDEELEGETKSDDKDKAFHYTVQEYNAWEQKQKQRKSGKTQGTGGSYDQLAKLSYEKTLRNLTTQNHKHENSVNEKDNKDSMGQGRIEKIQKNTITGKIRIVDDDKLVNKLASTLESESKKRYEVRKRQMENVKAPTGVESFINDKNKQFNEKLGRESRGSE; encoded by the coding sequence ATGGATCTGGAAAATTTGGGTAAAAAGTTAAAGGagttgaaaagaagaagggtGGACGCATCTCTAAAGACAAGGAAGTTGGCGGATAGAGAGATCCAGGAAGCCAGTGCAAATCGAAAACCAAGAGTCTATAGCATGGAAGATGCAAACGATGAGGAATTAGAAggagaaacaaaaagtgATGATAAAGACAAAGCTTTCCACTACACTGTTCAAGAATATAATGCATGGGAAcagaagcagaagcaaAGGAAGAGTGGAAAGACTCAAGGGACTGGAGGTTCATATGACCAACTCGCGAAATTGAGTTATGAAAAAACCCTAAGAAATCTCACTACACAGAATCATAAGCATGAAAACTCTGTTAACGAAAAGGACAATAAAGATTCTATGGGACAGGGTAGGATTGAAAAGATACAGAAAAACACAATAACTGGTAAGATAAGGATTGTAGATGACGATAAATTAGTAAATAAACTGGCCTCTACTTTGGAGTCTGAATCGAAGAAGAGATATGAGGTAAGAAAGCGCCAAATGGAAAATGTTAAGGCACCAACTGGTGTCGAAAGTTttataaatgataaaaataaacaatttaatgaaaaattgggTAGGGAATCAAGGGGTTCGGAGTAA
- the FHN1 gene encoding Fhn1p — translation MLSVADNLVRIINAVFLIISIGLISGLISTQTKHSSRVNFCMFAAAYGLLTDSFYGFFANFWSSLTYPAIMFVLDFLNFLFTFIAGTALAVGIRCHSCSNKTYLDKNKITQGSGSRCHQAKAAVAFFYFSCLLFLIKVVVSMAAMIQNGGFGFGSSFGRRRARRQMGVPTISQV, via the coding sequence ATGCTATCCGTTGCAGACAACTTAGTGCGCATCATTAACGCTGTTTTCCTGATCATATCAATAGGTCTGATCAGTGGCTTGATAAGCACGCAGACCAAGCACAGTTCCAGAGTGAACTTTTGCATGTTTGCCGCGGCTTACGGTCTACTTACTGATTCATTTTACGGTTTCTTCGCTAATTTTTGGTCATCTTTAACATATCCGGCAATCATGTTCGTCCTggattttttaaattttctatttacATTTATAGCAGGTACTGCTTTGGCCGTAGGCATTAGATGTCATTCGTGCAGTAATAAAACTTACCTGGATAAGAATAAGATCACACAGGGCTCAGGTTCAAGGTGCCATCAAGCAAAAGCTGCTGTGGcatttttctacttttcctgtcttttgtttctgatCAAAGTGGTGGTATCTATGGCCGCTATGATTCAAAACGGTGGATTTGGCTTTGGTAGCAGCTTCggcagaagaagagcaagaagaCAAATGGGAGTTCCCACAATTTCTCAGGTCTAG
- the PHB1 gene encoding prohibitin subunit PHB1, translating to MSNPSRFIDIITKVALPIGIVASGLQYSMYDVKGGSRGVIFDRINGVKQQVVGEGTHFLVPWLQKAIIYDVRTKPKSIATNTGTRDLQMVSLTLRVLHRPEVLQLPSIYQNLGLDYDERVLPSIGNEVLKSIVAQFDAAELITQREIISQKIRKELSTRANEFGIKLEDVSITHMTFGPEFTKAVEQKQIAQQDAERAKFIVEKAEQERQASVIRAEGEAESAEYISKALAKVGDGLLLIRRLEASKDIAQTLANSSSVIYLPSQHAGSSNSESSGSPNSLLLNIGR from the coding sequence atgtCTAATCCAAGCAGGTTCATCGACATCATCACCAAGGTGGCGTTACCCATTGGTATTGTTGCCAGTGGGCTTCAATACTCCATGTATGATGTGAAAGGTGGTTCTCGTGGTGTTATCTTTGACAGAATCAATGGTGTTAAGCAACAGGTTGTGGGTGAAGGTACCCATTTTCTGGTGCCTTGGCTACAAAAGGCGATTATATACGATGTGAGAACAAAGCCAAAGAGTATTGCTACGAACACTGGTACTAGAGATTTACAAATGGTGTCCTTGACGTTAAGAGTCTTGCACAGACCAGAGGTTTTACAACTGCCTTCCatatatcaaaatttggGCCTTGATTATGATGAGAGAGTGTTACCATCAATTGGTAACGAAGTGTTAAAGTCTATAGTAGCACAGTTTGATGCAGCCGAGTTGATTACTCAAAGAGAGATTATTTCTCAAAAGATCAGAAAGGAGCTCTCTACGAGAGCCAACGAATTTGGTATCAAGTTGGAAGATGTCTCAATTACCCATATGACGTTTGGCCCCGAATTCACTAAAGCCGTTgaacaaaagcaaattgCACAACAAGATGCTGAAAGGGCAAAGTTCATCGTTGAAAAGGCGGAGCAAGAAAGACAAGCCTCAGTTATTAGAGCAGAAGGTGAAGCAGAAAGTGCTGAATACATTTCAAAAGCTTTGGCTAAAGTGGGTGATGGTTTGTTATTGATTAGAAGATTAGAAGCCTCCAAGGACATTGCCCAAACTCTGGCCAATTCCAGTAGTGTTATCTATTTACCAAGTCAACACGCCGGTAGTAGTAACAGCGAATCTTCAGGATCTCCCAACTCCTTGCTTTTAAATATTGGTCGTTAA
- the PEX4 gene encoding E2 ubiquitin-protein ligase peroxin 4, whose translation MPTALKKQKPYILSISDTCMSRITKEYRLIRKTLASDDPTVNPYRGIIDLLNPIDETDLSKWEATIRGPEHTPYEHYQFRMLIDVPNSYPMAPPKIMFERDAILHCNVKSATGEICLDILKLQDWTPVWDILHCVHAVWRLLREPVCESPLDVDMGNIIRCGDTRAYHGIVKYFLAERERNNQN comes from the coding sequence ATGCCCACGGCTCTCAAAAAGCAGAAGCCTTATATACTTTCAATATCAGATACATGTATGTCGAGGATCACGAAGGAATACAGACTCATACGGAAGACACTGGCTAGTGACGATCCTACTGTCAACCCCTACCGAGGGATAATTGATTTGCTCAACCCGATTGATGAAACAGACTTGAGTAAATGGGAAGCCACTATACGTGGACCAGAACACACACCCTATGAACATTATCAGTTCCGGATGCTGATAGACGTCCCTAATTCTTACCCAATGGCACCGCCGAAGATAATGTTTGAGCGGGACGCTATACTGCACTGTAACGTCAAGTCAGCCACGGGCGAAATATGTCTTGATATCCTCAAGCTGCAAGACTGGACGCCGGTATGGGATATTTTACATTGTGTACATGCCGTTTGGAGGCTTTTAAGGGAACCCGTTTGTGAGTCACCGCTGGACGTGGATATGGGCAATATAATACGCTGTGGCGATACAAGAGCATACCATGGGATTGTAAAGTACTTCCTAGCAGAAAGAGAACGCAATAACCAGAATTAA
- the CAF130 gene encoding CCR4-NOT core subunit CAF130: MMNKKKSASNDVEKQTLASGVDDPLGDAHHYAQFVSLQELLKDKHYTPSVENLEKLLYDETILNDQEIRFPLLFEALSVTLFTTKAGKSALQMMKASTLKERKAWEKSFENHDSNYASIILSWKKDDVLFLKFLKFILANKTTPLQIDRYNLPKYKLPLSFLIVSKVNLPSIILNEKYNMLKDYLYAISGRIEGFITCNSTFDQSARIFKRTLQEYDRMIEFRNFFWYSFNAEKTITSKLNNNINLLMDSHEDNPDGTGIVDDTGKSNNHQKQPKDTIIHRTVNDQEQIYSFELNQDGTLQIPNVMEHSLLRHELLFKILNLTPVMTPLLEQQFTTLCGLVDPLTQPTPNDKHVISIDFLYQLFLGLMYPSIETSQEHNNHYDWKFYTCFNMQKIIDATMLRLNCFGFEKLNSINNTDDTVHWRTQLHIWLPHGLNTQDLELLYMIDILAVYTIYKLYEEVPIQLNPFLFSLLSLWKNLSCVILLALEIDRIEEEKGTYETPLMVRATIRGAAALRSVIATVLNGLVKSNDHDFKHESLNTFMSPYGRKLCHGALYADLRSHTASLLALGANIEDVTDLFADLQSGDRFDEDIRYMFDYECEDYNESFSDSGDEELEEGVNSGEKAKTSIHNGFYQRRCNCIFNDDKLVAEDGANGAFASTNNDSMKDEMRSDGNAGSNTAATNANHATSSINPFSVRSRSTFEFDYSGEDWRDVPKDFNLYYSPSYSFIQEPKLDIIFNLTLRGATEKLSREESVLLIRSVASCVRNEQDQMILADLGSNFTSIGENIQSGDTGITSDKTNDEELRRTTPDDIYEIWSEESAFERMLYVNHDVAWRLMDEMLMCTGYRRILIWFLTHLELKHSLIYYVFELIMGLRGSPFSGEASDQDRKDDMIYEILKKKQKNENTSGLPFSRQGPIVLSDIETKMLLQEFFMNAAIFLSSKNTEEESEDGDKVSLYSLGLVKLICYMVQTLIANDKFFFTKSECTFELQTLLMTWIGILPEAKDLFFQIKSRLAMEEDDNADVTVQHKDKKDLDSKKSNTKSISTLNMKILSLFPSNLTDKDDNSAISTLRSFITDYSFDTQVVAPGRRVVFHDDKILPLPKADKPIPLHEYITLAELDMGDSE; the protein is encoded by the coding sequence AtgatgaacaaaaagaaaagcgcCAGTAATGATGTTGAAAAGCAGACCCTAGCCAGTGGCGTTGACGATCCACTGGGAGATGCGCATCATTATGCACAATTCGTTTCATTGCAGGAATTGCTAAAAGACAAACATTATACCCCATCGGTAgaaaatttagaaaaacTACTGTATGATGAAACCATATTGAACGATCAAGAAATAAGGTTTCCACTATTGTTTGAGGCCCTTTCGGTTACCTTATTTACTACGAAAGCGGGGAAATCGGCTCTACAGATGATGAAAGCTTCTACtttaaaggaaagaaaagccTGGGAAAAGTCATTTGAAAACCACGATTCGAATTACGCCTCAATAATACTAAGTTGGAAAAAGGATGATGTCCTtttcttaaaatttttgaaatttataCTGGCAAACAAGACGACGCCTTTACAAATTGACAGATACAACCTTCCGAAATATAAACTCCCGCTAAGCTTTTTGATTGTTTCTAAGGTTAATCTACCCTCCATAATACTCAATGAAAAGTATAACATGTTAAAAGACTATTTGTACGCTATAAGTGGACGTATAGAAGGTTTTATAACGTGCAATTCCACGTTTGATCAATCTGCACGTATATTCAAGAGAACTTTGCAAGAGTATGATAGGATGATAGAATTccgtaattttttttggtattccTTTAATGCGGAGAAAACTATAACTTCTAAActcaataataatatcaatcTATTGATGGACAGCCATGAGGATAATCCTGATGGTACTGGTATCGTTGATGACACTGGTAAGAGTAATAACCATCAGAAACAGCCGAAAGACACAATAATACATCGAACCGTTAATGATCAAGAGcaaatatattcatttgaACTAAACCAAGATGGAACGCTCCAAATACCTAATGTTATGGAGCATTCTCTACTGAGACACGaacttcttttcaaaatcttgaatCTTACCCCAGTAATGACACCGCTGTTGGAACAACAATTTACTACATTATGTGGCCTAGTGGATCCGTTGACACAACCTACCCCAAATGACAAACACGTTATATCTATAGACTTCCTTTATCAGCTCTTTCTGGGTTTAATGTATCCATCAATTGAAACCTCCCAGGAACACAATAACCATTATGATTGGAAATTCTATACGTGTTTTAACATGCAGAAAATTATAGATGCTACCATGTTGAGGCTAAATTGCtttggttttgaaaaattaaactcAATAAACAATACAGATGACACAGTTCATTGGAGGACACAACTGCATATATGGTTACCGCACGGTTTAAACACTCAGGATTTAGAATTACTTTACATGATTGATATATTGGCAGTATATACCATCTACAAGTTATATGAAGAGGTGCCCATACAATTGAATCCATTTCTGTTTTCCTTGTTATCATTATGGAAAAACTTATCGTGTGTTATACTTCTGGCTTTGGAAATCGATAGaatagaagaagagaaaggtACCTACGAAACGCCGCTTATGGTTCGTGCCACAATTCGTGGAGCTGCTGCATTAAGATCTGTGATAGCTACTGTACTCAATGGACTAGTGAAAAGTAATGATCATGATTTCAAACACGAGTCATTAAATACATTCATGTCACCCTATGGAAGAAAGTTATGTCACGGCGCATTATATGCCGACTTGAGATCGCACACTGCATCTTTACTTGCCCTAGGAGCAAATATCGAGGACGTTACTGATTTGTTTGCTGATTTGCAATCGGGTGATAGATTTGACGAGGATATCAGGTATATGTTTGATTACGAATGTGAAGATTATAATGAATCCTTTTCTGACAGCGGTGACGAAGAGCTGGAAGAAGGTGTGAACTCAGgagaaaaagcaaagacTAGTATCCACAATGGCTTTTACCAAAGAAGATGCAATTGCATCTTTAATGATGATAAATTGGTAGCAGAAGACGGAGCAAATGGGGCATTTGCATCTACAAACAATGATAGCATGAAAGACGAGATGCGGAGTGATGGAAATGCAGGATCGAATACAGCCGCTACAAACGCCAATCATGCTACCTCATCGATTAATCCTTTTTCAGTTAGATCAAGGAGTACGTTTGAATTTGACTACAGTGGCGAAGACTGGAGAGATGTCCCCAAAGATTTTAATTTATACTATTCGCCATCTTATTCATTCATCCAGGAACCTAAATTAGATATCATATTCAACTTGACTCTACGTGGTgcaactgaaaaattgagCAGAGAGGAGTCCGTATTACTGATACGTTCAGTTGCATCATGTGTAAGAAACGAACAGGATCAGATGATTTTAGCTGATTTGGGGTCCAACTTCACTAGCATAGGTGAAAACATCCAAAGCGGGGATACCGGCATCACTTCTGACAAAACAAATGACGAAGAGCTAAGAAGAACAACACCAGACGATATTTATGAAATATGGTCTGAAGAATCTGCATTTGAAAGGATGCTATACGTTAATCATGACGTTGCTTGGCGGCTAATGGACGAAATGTTGATGTGTACCGGTTATAGGAGGATATTAATATGGTTTCTTACTCATTTAGAGCTAAAGCACTCATTGATATACTATGTGTTTGAGCTGATAATGGGGTTGCGTGGGAGCCCATTTTCCGGGGAAGCCAGTGATCAAGATAGAAAAGATGATATGATATACGAGAtcttaaagaaaaagcagaagaacGAGAATACCTCCGGTCTTCCATTTTCAAGACAAGGACCGATTGTGCTGTCTGATATTGAAACCAAAATGCTATTACAAGAGTTTTTTATGAACGCAGCCATTTTCCTATCATCAAAAAACACCGAAGAGGAGAGTGAAGACGGTGATAAGGTTTCTCTATACTCCCTGGGTTTAGTTAAGCTAATTTGCTACATGGTGCAGACACTCATTGCGAACGacaagttttttttcaccaagTCTGAATGCACTTTTGAGCTTCAAACTTTACTGATGACATGGATTGGTATCCTGCCCGAAGCTAAAGATTTGTTCTTTCAGATCAAATCAAGGCTGGCCatggaagaagatgacaaTGCTGATGTTACCGTTCAACATAAAGATAAGAAAGACCTTGACTCAAAGAAGTCAAACACAAAGTCAATTTCTACACTGAAcatgaaaatattgagCCTATTTCCTTCTAACCTTACTGACAAAGACGATAATTCCGCTATCAGTACATTGCGTAGCTTCATAACTGATTACTCTTTCGACACGCAGGTGGTGGCTCCGGGGCGAAGAGTGGTGTTTCATGACGATAAAATTTTACCGTTACCAAAGGCTGACAAGCCGATCCCACTTCACGAATATATAACGCTCGCTGAGCTCGACATGGGGGATAGCGAGTGA
- the PRE9 gene encoding proteasome core particle subunit alpha 3, translating to MGSRRYDSRTTIFSPEGRLYQVEYALESISHAGTAIGIMASDGIVLAAERKVTSTLLEQDTSTEKLYKLNDKIAVAVAGLTADAEILINTARVHAQNYLKSYNEDIPVEILVRRLSDIKQGYTQHGGLRPFGVSFIYAGHDDRYGYQLYTSNPSGNYTGWKAISVGANTSAAQTLLQMDYKDDMKVDDAIDLALKTLSKTTDSSALTYDRLEFATIRKGVNDGEVYQKIFKPQEIKDLLVKTGITKKDEDEEADEEMK from the coding sequence ATGGGTTCCAGAAGATACGATTCCAGGACAACAATTTTTTCCCCTGAGGGACGTCTATACCAAGTTGAATATGCTCTAGAGTCCATTTCACATGCCGGTACCGCAATTGGGATCATGGCATCTGACGGGATTGTTCTTGCTGCGGAGCGTAAAGTCACAAGTACTTTGTTGGAGCAAGACACTTCCACGGAAAAACTATACAAGcttaatgataaaattgCTGTCGCTGTTGCTGGGTTAACTGCAGATGCTGAAATTCTGATAAATACAGCTAGAGTTCACGCTCAAAACTACCTAAAAAGCTACAACGAAGACATACCTGTGGAGATTTTAGTAAGAAGATTGAGTGATATAAAACAAGGTTACACGCAACATGGTGGATTAAGACCATTCGGTGTATCATTTATCTACGCTGGCCATGATGATAGATACGGTTACCAACTGTATACTTCCAATCCATCGGGTAACTATACAGGCTGGAAGGCTATCAGTGTTGGTGCTAACACTTCAGCAGCACAAACACTACTTCAAATGGATTACAAGGATGATATGAAGGTGGATGATGCAATTGACTTGGCTTTGAAAACGTTATCCAAAACTACCGACAGTAGCGCGTTGACATACGACAGGTTAGAGTTTGCCACTATTAGAAAGGGCGTCAATGATGGAGAAGTGTATCAGAAGATTTTCAAGCCTCAAGAAATAAAGGATCTACTGGTGAAGACCGGCATCACCAAGaaggatgaggatgaagaagcagacgaagaaatgaaataa
- the LSB1 gene encoding Lsb1p — translation MSASLINRSLKSIRNELDFLKESXVISDDIFDLINSKLPEKWDGNSGTFHNASVEECAEALYDFEAQQEGDLPLKAGDKIQILEKISPNWYRGKANNRVGIFPANYVKPAFARSASPETEGSSLSSKISRPSAPPPSYGPVVSSYSSQQAPASYAPPMGYVQAPPPQQQQAPLPFPPSFTNYYQQPQQQYAPPPQAPVQPPVQPQQPQQPQQPQQHQSSGASSAFKSFGSKLGNAAIFGAGSTIGSDIVNSIF, via the coding sequence ATGTCTGCATCACTAATAAATCGTTCATTGAAGAGTATAAGGAATGAATTGGACTTTTTAAAGGAGTCCRAAGTTATATCAGACGACATCTTCGATTTGATCAATAGTAAGCTGCCTGAAAAATGGGACGGAAACTCGGGGACATTCCACAACGCATCCGTAGAAGAGTGTGCCGAAGCCTtatatgattttgaagCTCAACAAGAAGGCGACCTTCCTTTGAAAGCAGGTgataaaattcaaattttaGAGAAGATCTCCCCTAATTGGTATAGAGGCAAAGCGAACAATAGGGTGGGTATATTTCCTGCAAACTATGTAAAACCTGCATTTGCAAGATCAGCTTCACCTGAGACTGAGGGAAGTAGCTTAAGCTCTAAAATATCTCGTCCTAGTGCGCCGCCTCCATCTTATGGACCAGTAGTCTCATCATACTCTTCACAGCAAGCCCCAGCATCTTACGCTCCTCCAATGGGTTACGTCCAAGCACCACCTCCTCAACAACAGCAAGCTCCTTTACCCTTTCCTCCATCTTTTACTAATTACTACCAACAGCCACAACAACAGTATGCACCACCTCCACAAGCACCAGTGCAACCACCAGTGCAGCCACAGCAGCCACAGCAGCCACAGCAGCCACAACAACACCAAAGTAGCGGGGCTAGTAGTGCATTCAAAAGTTTTGGTAGCAAGTTAGGAAATGCTGCTATATTTGGCGCTGGTTCTACTATCGGTAGTGATATCGTTAATagcattttttaa